CCAGTGTTGTCTAAGGAAGGATAATGACAGGCTGCGGCGAGGCTCGCTTGGACTGCCACAGATCCTGCTGCATTAGTGTTGCAGTTTGTCTGTGGCAGCACCTTCCAAATTACTGCTTACTTGAGGGGCTAGCACTAGATTAAACGGAAGAATGGGGAGCCCTGAGATGGGTGGGAGGGCTCCTTTTGCTTTCGGAAGTAAACACACATCCGATAGAGGACGCCGCAATTAGTCAAGGACGCAAAAGTTGCAGTCTAACTATGTGCTTCCCACTCTTTACCCCACCCACCCCTCATCCTCCACTTCCTCGCGCCTCACTGGCTGGCTCCCACCTTTTGAGGGGTAGGGGCAGTCACTGGGAGCCACATTGCTGCGGAATAGAGATATGAGGAGGGAGGCGGGACTGGAAATGGGAGCGCGGCCAATGCTACACTTTTTTTGTACACTCGGGGAAACTTTAGATTGGCTAGGCCTTGTCACTCGCCTCCACTGTTCTGATCACACTACATGTATACTCCCCCAACTAACGAGGCCGGAGGAGGGAATGTTTATGGGAACGTCACTCAACTCGACAACGCTATCCCCTGAGTCCACTTCTTTTGCACGATGATTTCCTGCAGCATGCGGCGGGAGGattgcagtgacgtcagcgcattGTTGGCCCGTGCCGCTAACGAAAACACAGCGAGCCAGACAGAAGATAAGCGCTATAATGCCTCGACAAATAACGTAGTGCGTGTGGACACTTGCCCGCCAGCGTCTCCTGGTTGCCGCTTCGGACTCCGGGAATTCCAACGTGGCTGCTTGCAGCGTGGCAGAAAGTGGGGCGGAGAAAGCCGTTATGCCATATAATCATGGAATTTGGTGCGCCTTCATTTCCTTTTAAAGACATGTGGCCATCCTACGGTCTTCCCTGCCCCCAGGCAGCGTGTACATTAgctgcttttttaaatatttcttttagCCAGTCTTAAGTCAATTTTGCAGTTTGTTCTATCAAGGGTAGATTTTTGTCTACAACGCCCGAAAAAAGCCTAATGCAACTAGATTGCCATCTGTCCAAAATGTCAGAGCTAGTATCCCTCAGGCACCTTGTCAAGTAGGCCAACTGAGGCTCGTCTTCACAGAGAACATTGTCCGGCCATTTTCAATGTAAATGTCAAATCAAGTCAGAGGTGTTTCTGGTTGGTAGTTGAATGGTGCTGATGGAAACTCCAAGGATGGTGTGTTCATGTGAGAaaaagggcagagttcttctACAGAGTTCAGTTGGTCTAGATGGTTGCTAGTGCTTGAGAACTGCTTACAATGTGGGGGATGCAACCCTGGATTAGTCTAGGGGTTAGTCCCTTATGCAGGGGCCCTCCCCGGCACCCAATCCTAACTTCTGTGGCGTTGCCTCTCTGGTTTGGGGTTttaccttgctcaagggcactctTTCCTTCAACTAGTCCTAATTTCTGTCCTTTCTGATATAAAGTCCTTACAGACTAAGTTTCTACTACTAAAAGTGAACATTGCGCCGTGCTGATGCTATTGCTAGCGACAGTATTTCATTTGTGGGGATCATCGGAGAGCAACAACAGAGTTATGACAAGGGATGCtagcaacaaaacaaatgagccATCGTAGTGGTTTGTGTAATTGCTGACCTCAGGTTCCATGCCTGTCAATGAGAGGCATAGAAGGGGCACTGAAACCTGCTCTGGAAATGCCCACTGCACCTACAGTGCCACCTATCGTGTCTTCTTATTATGATACCTACAGTGTGGAGTACATTGAATCCTTTGATTGTAACGCATGTGGGATTCCACCATGGGTATGCACATCTGAGTACTCTGGTTGAACAGACCAGAGAATTCAGTTGTCAATCTTTGTCGGTGGGCTTGTAGGGTGTGTGCAAGAGCCCCAGAATAGTCTTGGGGTTGGTGCAAGGGCATCCAGCCAACCGTTGTTTCTTCTGTCCAAGACCAACAAAGTCTTTACAGACTGAGTCTTTGAACTCTGGGAAATGGAGTTGCGTGTTCCTGGGGCATCAGCGGTCAGAGAACAGCAAAAGACTCATGCTATGAGACCAACCAGAGAATTGTGGCTGCAGTTGTTGGGGTGTGCAGCAGCACCACAGAGTATTCTGGGGTttagtgccttgctcaagatGCCCTCTCGCCATCAACAATCCCTTGTTTATCGGTCCTATAAGCAAAACCCAACCCACCTAGACCTTACAGACTGAGCTTCAATTGCCcataacatgcatgtgtttgaaTTTTTGTTCAGGTTTTAAGCTCTGTGTCCCTTTTGTTCCCTCTCCAGATTCCCTGGCCATACAGGAGTCGGGCGAGCGGTCCCACTGGTGCGTGGTGGCCTACTGGGAGGAGAAGACCCGCGTAGGGCGCCTCTACTCGGTCCAGGAGTCCTCCTTGGACATCTTCTACGATCTACCTCAGGGCAACGGCTTCTGCCTGGGCCAGCTCTGCTCGGACAACAAGTCGCAGCTGGTGCAGATGGTGCGCGCCAAGATCGGCTATGGTATCCAGCTGACGCGGGAGCCCGACGGCGTGTGGGTGTACAACCGAAGCTGCTACCCCATCTTCATCAAGTCGGCCACACTGGACAACCCGGACTCGCGCACGCTGCTGGTGCACAAGGTGTTTCCCGGGTTCTCCATCAAGGCGTTCGACTACGACAAGGCCAGCAGCCTGCGGAGGCCCAATGACCACGAGTTCACGCAGCAGCCGCGCACGGGCTTCACGGTGCAGATCAGCTTCGTGAAGGGTTGGGGACAGTGCTACACGCGACAATTCATCAGCAGCTGCCCCTGTTGGCTGGAGGTCATCTTCAACACTCGATAGCAGCGGCCTCCCCTGCCCCGCCCCCTTCCTCCTCAGACACTATCCCCACCCTCATCCTCCTTTTTTTGTTAAGGTTAAAAACAGAGAAAGTTAACGAAGAAGAAACACAAGACCTTCTTCGCAAAAAGTGACTCGAGTTAAGGAAAATTAGAGGcgagaaatgtattttatgttatatataaatatattattaattgtAAATATGAAGATGTTTTATATGCAtcattatttatgtattgtGCAATGTgttgatgaggaaaaaataaactaagATGCACTTTGCTTaatataaatgcaaaacaaagaaatgccaaaataataaaaaaataataatacacatcTGTTTCTTGCTGGTTTCTTGAGACTGAGCTCACTCTAAAGACATGAAGaaagtgaaatcaaaatgtGGCTTTTTGTAGTTTACTTACACTGATTTtatacatgcaaaaaaaaataatcactgcaAGTAAACCTAATAAATACTATATTTTTACACGGCAACCTGTAATAGaagaaatatttgttattttcctttattatatacatatttatgagcggcacggtggacgactgtggttagagcgtctgcctcacagttcggaggaccgggcttcaatccccgaccccgcctgtgtggagtttgcatgttctccccgtgcctgcgtgggttttctccggctactccggtttcctcccacatccacatggtaggttaattgaagactctaaattgcccataggtgtgaatgtgagtgcggatggttgtttgtttctatgtgccctgcaattggctggcaaccagttcagggcgtaccccgcctcctgcccgaacatagctgggataggctccagcactcccgcgacccttgtgaggataaagcggctcagcaaatggatggatggatatttattatggtattttttatattatatactttttgtagattttattttgaaatgcacatttttgaatatatttgtatcattttccagttgtttttattattttatgttgttatgttgttaaactattatttgtatttttttaagaaccGATTAAtcaagacaatttgaaattctCAATATGCTGAATTTTTGGGGGAGACAACTTCTTGTAACATTGCAGCTATTCTTGcaacattgactttttttaaacaaagaatattttgttttgatttgtataTGCCGTCTTTAGGCgtgaggcggagtacaccctgaactggtcgtcagccaaccTCAGGGTAcacgtagacaaacaaccattcgcacagaAATTCACagctacggtcaatttagagtcttcaatcaacctaccacgcatgttcttgggatgtgggaggaaaccggggaacccaaagaaaacccacgcaggcacagggagaacatgcaaagtccacacaggcgaggtcggattgGAATCCTCAGAAGTGTTGAGGCAAATATGCTAACCAGACATAACAtgattttttcttgaaaacaactATTGATTTGGATACTTTCCCACCATAAtattacttttaaaaacaaaacaaaatgtgacttttttataACTTTACAGCTTTGTTTTTGACCACAAACTAGTTGAGAGTGATCAccagtgcactccattttgactCAATTAATTAGTCTAAGACATGATTAATCAACACTCACTTCTTGCACGCATTGATTATTGCAACTATTTTCATCCTCTTATCCAAAATACTCATTATTCCTTTTTAACGGGTCTCCTTGATCTGAGTTATTTTGGTATGGATGTCCTTGATGACATCACAGACAGGAAGCTGTGACCCACATCAGGAAGCCACAACGTCAAAGAAGGTACCCGTCTTTCTCCTCGTCGCCGAACGAATGCACAGAATCGAACAAAGAATTTTGGTGGCACGCCAGAGGACATGAGCCATATACCAGACTGCGACCCATTCAAGACAAATGTGTGTGCCCGTCTGGGCCTCGTCCTGTCAGATGGGTGTCTGTGAAGCGGATTACTACTGTAAGCCTGCTTTACCCACATCCACTGTCTCAAAAGACCAACATTCGCGAGGCCTACTTTACACGACGCACAACAAAACTGTGAACAACCCGTACGACCTTTCATGTATAAAAGTGCGAACGTGGAGCGAAGGGGGACAAAGTCACAATAGCTGGgaataataaaatgatgaaGCCCGTCAAAATAATAAGACAGCCCGTCATGGGCATAAATATTCTCGATTGAGACAGAGCAGCGTGAGGGTGAATATGAGGCGGCCACGTGACTGGACCCTCGTTCCTTGAAGTCACAGGCCTCATAATGGACCGCACGCCCTCGCGGCGCTAACCCTTAACCTCGCTAATACACTACAACCGGAGCGGCTCCACGTCTGCACCGTGTGcttacgtgcgtgtgtgtgtgtgtgtgttggcataTCCATGGCTTCTTACAGAAAGGATGACCCTCCGATCAAACCCTGCAATGATGCCAGTGTTACTGCAGCCTGTCTGCCCAGAGGTGGGGAGGAACACGTTGCATTTGCCTCATTAACTTTGTAGTGAATTTcgacttgtcagagtagtttccATAAACATACATTGGACTTTTTGCTCAGACAGAATGTTGCTTTTTCGTCGCTGAATGACATCACAGGCAGGAATTTCCTTCAACTCCTTTGTTTATAGGTGTTTTATTGACTATGTtcatagaaataaatacataatccatacactacagttttttttcttagttgtATTCATAATTTTGGCAACGGGTGcctttttttggcttgagccatattacattgttttttaaaataaatacttaattcATTGTTTGAGtttaagtgatattgtttgGCAGTATCTGAATTTACACGTTCTTATTTCATATttctatttgacattcatgcactatttaaataaataaatcagaagctCCTCACAAGTTACTCAGTGTTTGAatattcttactcaagtaattatttggaggactaatTTTTACCTTTATGCTATATTATTCTAAAGAATTAATATGCTTAATATGCTTTTTGGCCCCTCTACCCACCTATGAACTATTATtatcagcagtttttttttaattttacttttatccCTAATTTTCTGTTGGTGATGCAAAACAGAGGTTGGGATGATAAAATGAAGAATTCTggatttgattgttgttttaaatttgttaaataattgttgttttcatttttaatacaaaatgtcaaaaacatttgcttttcCTGGTTAAAAAAATCTCAGATTGCAGCAGGgatatgaaattattttactttatttgcaaactgtttttccacatttttatcCCCAACACCATCACAGAAGAAATAATTCTGTTGTTAAAAAACTCATAAAAAgcagcacattttaaaaaatatatataattatttgaaatgttGTTTAACAAAAACGATGTGGCTTTTgttatcatattaaaaaaaaattctcaaaacgTTAAGCCACTTTTCTCAAATAATACAACTTTGATCTCAGAAAATCTCTTagttttctttcttccttttgtATTACAAGaccccaaagaagaaaaaaaagttaatttagtcatatatacagtatgtattctcACATTATTAAGATGTTTCATCCCAAAATATTTATCTCatactatttaaaatgtttgattagAAAGAAGTAAATATGTTAATTTGATGATattacaaaaaatttaaaaataaataataataatacaattttattgCACCTACAATGTCGTGCTGAAGTCAAAGGCGGGAGCCCTGAAATCTTGTCTAGTGTTAATGGGGGAGATTCCTTGCGAGctcttctttgtgtgtgcgtgcgcacatgTGCGAGCTCCAGGCCGATCCAAACCTCCTCTCGATTGTTTGAACGTGGAATGTGAGTCATCCCTTAAAAGTTGATCATTGATTGGAGGTGTACGCTCTATTTATAGATCAAGCGCTCTGGCCTGCTGTCCGTCTTACGTGTGTATATGTAGTATGTGtcgatacatactgtatatgcgtGCGTGTAGAATATGCATGTATGAATTCCTGCACACGTGCCTGCTTGCACAAATGCATGCTCGGATGCTTGTGCCAATAGACTCAAATGGAAgaaggaggggtgggggggggcggttGCGCATAAGACAGTCTGTCTCCTCCCGGCCGGAGGGGGAATGCAGTAGGGGAGTCGGGATGGGAGACGATGGTGGTGAAGTCTGAAGACACTTCCAGCCACGATTACAGGCTGGAAGTGTCAATCAGAAGGGGAAGGTGACGTGTTGAAGACAGCCATAGTCGCTTGTGGCATTTATATGCTTATTTAGCTCCTCCGGCCATGTTTTAGCTCACATCAATCTGGAAGCAATCCCACACTTGTTTTCAGAGGATGAcgttgaacaacaacaacaacacaaatctACAATGTGTTTGAATAGATGTGACATGATCACAAATGCTGCACAAAGCTGTGTAGTCGCCTCTCTCAGATGTTCAACCGATCCTCGACAAACTTTTAGGAATTACAGCGAACCCTCGGTTATCGTGGGAGACCCAGACGTGTAAAACTCTGCAATATAGAccctatggaaaaaaaatttaactcattaaaacacacttaattgTCGCAATCCTGCCCTGTGCTGGTTTGTTTCTTCCTTCTGTGGCAGCTTCCTTGGAGAGCGTCCGTGGGCGGAGTCTCTTGCGTCGCACTTGCCGGTGATCATCATCAGTGGGGGATTTAAACGCAGGAGAGAGAAACGCAGGAAGCCGCCAAGTTATTGTTTGTCGCTTGTCACCATTACCAAAGCACTTTTGATACTCTCGTGCTTATTCCCGTGTTCGTTCCCGTTCTGCCACAAGTCATTTCTCATCAGCTGTGATTTCCTCTTTTTAGTTTTCCTGGCCGTTtgtaggttgttgtttttttgtctagcATTTTGGTGTATAGAGGTTTCTTTCTCCCGTGGCTCTCCGTCCACCTTTCTTGGTTTATTTGTAGTGGTTAGTGTTTTTTCACGTTGGCTTTTTGTTATTTGCATTTGTTCACGCTTgtgtgctctttttgttcaataAACTCTGTAAAACTTGCTCTACCTAGCATTTTTTGCAtggaaaatgttatattttgtgAGGGAAAAAAGGTCCATCTTATGAGaatcaacaatattttttgtcttgaaaatttgttgttttgtttttttttttttaattagaggTTAAACcttacaagaacaaagtttaaaaaaaaaaaaaaaaagaaaacagtcatAATCTtctaaaaataaagttgcattatttttaaaaaactaatattttttaagaaaaaaagtcactcttATGAGcactcaattttattttttgaagaatgtttttattaattttacaaaaagttATTACCTTAAAAaggcattattaaaaaaaaaaaaaaaaaaaaagtcaatcttaTGCATGTGAACAAGTTGTATTGttacaagaaattattttttgaggAAAAGTCAATCTttggagaataaagttgtattttttcacagcaaaaaaatacatttttagagaaaaagattatttttcacTCTCATAggattacgactttattctcataatattccaccttttgttttggaagaaaaatcgattttcttggaaaatattcatttccatccatccaaccattttctgagccgcttctcctcacgcgggtcgcgggcgtgctggagcccatcccagctgtcatcggccaggaggcggggtacagggtacaccctgaactggttgccagccaatcgcagggcacgaaaacattaatttaattttgtaaaattattattgattattcaaaattattataattattcaaAAGAATTACAGTTAACTCtcctattatttttttctattgtgtgATAAATAATACAACTTTTACCTCATGTACGACTTCAATGTCATAATAATACATCATTTTTCCTGAATAAAAGTAGAATGAATAAGACTTTTTCGGTGAAAAAGAAATCGGACTTTAATCCTATAACAACGAAAGAATATATATTTCTACCCAAGAGTACGGCTTTTGAGTGATATTGCATGCAAGATGATTGCTggtcaaacatgtttttatgcATGAGCTTTATGCGGCTgaggctcccccccccccccccccccggggtaGACTTGATGCACAGATGACTGCTATCATGATCCTGGTTACTTCCTCCATGGTTGTTTGCGTCACATCACATTACCGTCACCGCGCTATAACGTCCTCCTATTCCTTGGTACATTTCTATAGGTTGCATGCGTGCATTATTAGGAGGATAACTCAAGAGAAATGTCAGTGAACGCGGCATATGAAATATGATTGACGGCTGCAATAGCGCCCACGAGACAGGCGACAATATCCTTTTTCAATAACGTGACGCAAGTCAAAGCCTTTTTCCCTTGATGTCGGCTTCCCCGACTGACAGCTGACTTCAATAATGCAGCTACTGTATGTCATCAAAAGACGATTGGCCATCCAGTTCACCAGCGGGGTGGAagacgaggaagaggaagaggaggaggaggaggaggaccacTCAGCTCTCACACTTTTGTGCGAGGTGACTGACGTGTACTTGCGGTTGACACCAGTTTACCAGTAACACCACAACGCCAACAACAAACCCAACCACTGGACAAACGTTCCACTTCTGACCACTTCTGGCATACTTTTCTTAAACTTAACATAAAGAACCATACAGACATGTTTACTTGCGATATACTTGAGGACCCTGAACTGACGACCACACAGACATGTTGTTGTTCGTTAGTCTGTCCATAGTAATCTTTTCGTAGGACAgcggtgtcaaagtcatttttgtcacgggccacattgtagttacggttccCCTCCGAGGGCCGCTATGACTGTAAAACCATaacaaatgtttcatcgcctcatcatagtaactaaccctaacccaattaTACAATAAACTGATAGATAcactttgaaatcagaagaccaTTAACAGTTAATAACCCGTAACCGTAACCCCTGAAAATACCTCAAAATGTTGCCATTATTGTTGAAACCACTGGGAGCAAAAGTGAACACACCCCTAAGTGAACACGTCCAAATTGGGCCCACTTTCCATTTTCCCTCTCCGGCGTCATGTGACTCGTTCCTGTTACATGGTCTCAGGCGTGAATGGTAATCACTCTCAAGCTCTCTCATACAGGTCACTGGAACTCCTCGATGGCACCGCATGGTAAAGAACTCTCCGGTCTACATAAAGATGGCCCGGCCCCTCGGCTGTAGGGCGATCGCCAACACCCCGAAACTgagctgcggcacggtggccaagtGTGTACAGCGGTTTAACAGGACCGATTCCACTCAGAGCAGGCCTCGCCATAGTCGACCAAAGAAGTCCAAAGGTTGTCTTTGGAAAATTGACGTTGACGGtcacagttttactgtgtcacagtggagtttttaagcttccgctgtggtttcttcgtattataattgaagttgactgagaatcagagtcgatcagaacaaagtttctagaggggagagagaaacgaagacaaaagaaaaagcactaactgtaaacaggatgagaaaagtaagtcattacattatctacaacaatgaaagatTAAACATGAGcgttgcatggggctgtcgtgagggaaggacaggacaagctagaacaggacaaggacaggagaagaagcatgcaggagaagggtcgtgaacccggctgtacaactgaagtgtggtgggattggctatgtgaattataaaagtctgacGACGCTGGATGGCCGTGTGGATTGCAGTCAATGGGGCGCCGAGGAATGCCAGCGCAGGCTAATCACGGTGGGCCTTCAAGGAGTAACCAGATAGCAGCTGGCAGACTTCAGAGGAGCGGGAAAAGCCTCCACGCAGACGCACCTCCTCGCCAGGGAGACGCTCTGGCTGGAACCCTCCGTTTGACCCAGACGTTGCCCTTAAGCGGCCGGCCTGCAATCAAACGTTTGTATTGTGTATTCACAAGCCCTAAAATACACATTGATATGGCTGGaagtatcatcatcatcatcgtcatcatcatcatcatcaaagacAGTATATTTATAGTAGTGTAAtctaaatgtataatttttgatttctttccccccaaaataccaatgtattctgattttaagatagttttttttcctgtaaaataTGATAATCTCacaacaaaataatactttaaatTTGCTATATACAGACTAAAAAAATctgatagacaaaaaaaaaaaacattttaatttattgtaatatttgtttttgttttgttttcatggaaaacacaACTACTCTTgcaatattctgactttattcttggaagAAAATTTACATacttatttgattaaaaaagagaaaaaaacaaaagttggattttacagaaagaaatacaatatttagacgattaatgaaaaaaaagattttaatctTGTGATATTCtgacatttttaatgaatagtctcaatgtaatttaaaaataaaattgttcaaattttatattttaaaaaactattttttccaaaaataagtTTGTTTCTAATATTAAGATTTTcatcttgaaaaaataatatttttacattattgagacatttttctttaaaaaaaaaaaaaaaaaattaaaaaaaatatcagcttttttcccccactcatGTTAAGACTTATTTTCTAAAAATCAAATGCGACTTTAATGTTGTTAAAGTAATAAATGCGATTAAGATTTTCATCTtgaaaaatttttatttttacattattgagacatttttctttaaaaaaaatacaaaataaaaaaatatatcagcttttttcccccactcatGTTAAGACTTATTTTCTAAAAAGCAAATGTGATTTTAATGTTGTTAAAGTAATAAATTAGATGTTAATGTTGCTAAAGTGCtctagaaataaagtgagagtTGAGTTGTAATATTCTGACGtatgaacacttttttcttgaaaacaaaatcTGGCTTTAAtcctaaaatatacatttttaaaattcttatataatgaaaaacaataaggctttgcaatagaaataaacaagaaaCATTCCACAGAGCAAGCCACTTTCAGCCCCGACCTGCAGTTTAATAATCCCTACGGAATAGTATCAGCACTTTTATGCCAATTAAGAgtctacaaaaaataaaaatggtaatgTAATATCCTCTTCTGTTAGAGAGCAGAAAGCTTTccagcaacacaaaaaaagctcaTGAAAAATTATTCCCTGAGGCCAAATTTGGTGTCTGACATAAGTAAGACGATAATCAGCGCACTttaagcatgcacacacacgtgagTGTTCGTGggcccattcacacacacacacacacacacacacacacacgcacacgcacacacgcacacacgcacgcacgcacacacgcacatgcacgcacgcacgcacgcacttgGGATTTCTGTACTTTTTCGTAGCGCCGGACCCGGGGGCCTTGTTATACGAGGAGCTCGATCAAAGCAGGAAGAAAGCGATAACAGAGACGTGGAAGACGGCGACTTTTACTTTAATTATCTTCCTTCTATCCTTGGAAAGC
The sequence above is a segment of the Phyllopteryx taeniolatus isolate TA_2022b chromosome 15, UOR_Ptae_1.2, whole genome shotgun sequence genome. Coding sequences within it:
- the smad7 gene encoding mothers against decapentaplegic homolog 7 isoform X2, yielding MFRTKRSGLVRRLWRSRAPVEGDGEADRGTHGPGGCCMGKAAKVAAKSHGGSEAELKALTHSVLKKIKEKQLEVLLQAVESKGGARSPCLLLPGKVDAKVGQVSYSLPMLLYKVFRWPDLRHSSELKRLSCCESYGKVNPDLVCCNPHHMSRLCELESPPPPYSRYPMDYLKPPDSLAIQESGERSHWCVVAYWEEKTRVGRLYSVQESSLDIFYDLPQGNGFCLGQLCSDNKSQLVQMVRAKIGYGIQLTREPDGVWVYNRSCYPIFIKSATLDNPDSRTLLVHKVFPGFSIKAFDYDKASSLRRPNDHEFTQQPRTGFTVQISFVKGWGQCYTRQFISSCPCWLEVIFNTR